One Megalobrama amblycephala isolate DHTTF-2021 linkage group LG15, ASM1881202v1, whole genome shotgun sequence genomic window, AGACAGGGTCCGAGTGGGATGAAGGTGTTCCCttgcttttattttcaattcgTGAAACAGTGCAGGAGTCCCTCAAGTTCAGCCCATCAGAGCTGGTCTTTGGCCATACTGTTAGAGGACCATTGAAAGTCCTAAAAGAGAGGATGTTAGGCATTGAGGACTCTAAGAAAACAAACGTGTTAGACTATGTTAGCAAATTCCGTGATCAACTTCAGAAATCATGTATGCTGGCTCGTGAGACATTGGCTAAAGCTCAAGGCAAGATGAAAATGTGGTATGATAAATCTGCTGTCAACAGATCTTTTGCAGTTGGCGATCAGGTGCTGGTTCTACTTCCCGTTCCAGGGTCTGCATTAACTGCACGGTTTTCAGGGCCTTATGAGATCTTGGAGAAGAGAGGAGAGACAGATTATGTATTGCGTACACCAGATAGGAGACGTCAGAAACGGGTATGTCATATCAATATGTTAAAAGCTTACCATACCAGAGATGACAGGGAGTCACCTAAGGAGAAGGAAGACGATTGTGTCCGTCCAGTAGGTGTGGCATGTGACAAGAGCTCATTTGCTGACGATCAAGACAATGCGGAAGGCTTATTGGAGTTAGATACCCCATTGTTATCTGCTAGATTGTCTAATTCTGAAACCCTAGCCAATCTGTCAAGTTTCTTGGCACATCTTAATACCGATCAGAGGGATGATATCATTAAACTCCTTAGCAATTTTTCTTCTATACTGGGGGACACTCCTACACTAACCAATGTTTTACAGCATGATATCAATGTAGGGGAGGCCCAGCCGATTAAGCAGCATCCTTATAGAGTTAACTTTATTAAAAGAGCTGCAATGAAGAAGGAAACTCAGTATCTATTAGAGAAAGGTTTAGCCAGTCCTAGTCTTAGTGCATGGAGTTCGCCATGTCTTTTGGTACAAAAGTCAGATGGTACCGCACGCTTTTGTACAGACTACCGACGTGTCAATGCTGTAACTGTCCCTGATTGTTTCCCGATGCCACGGATAGAGGACTGTGTTGACAGCGTTGGTTCCGCCAAATTTGTGAGTAAGCTGGATTTGCTCAAGGGATATTGGCAAGTTCCATTAACGCCCAGAGCatctgaaatttcagcttttgTAACACCAGATTGTTTTCTTCAGTACAGGGTTATGGCGTTCGGCCTGCGAAATGCCGCAGCCACTTTTCAGAGACTGGTTAATTTGGTTCTTGCTGATGTCCCGAATTGTAACGCTTATCTTGATGATATTGTGGTTTATTCACAGAGTTGGAGTGAGCATGTATCTCTTTTAGAGACTGTGTTCAAGCATTTGCAGGAGGCTTCATTGACTTTGAATTTCTCCAAGTGTGAAATCGGTAAGGCTACAGTGACTTACCTTGGTAAGCAGGTGGGGTATGGTCAAGTACGTCCGGTGATGGCCAAAATTTCAGCGATAAATGACTTTCCAGTACCTAAGACCCGACGTGAGCTACGTAGATTCCTGGGCATGGCCGGTTTCTATCGGTGTTTTTGTCGCAATTTCTCCTCCGTTGCTGCACCATTAACTACTTTACTCAGTCCTTCAGAACATTTTGTCTGGTCAACTGATTGTCAAACAgcatttgaaaatattaaagtGTTGCTGTGTAGTAAGCCTGTTCTGTCTGCTCCAAATTTCTCCTTGGCGTTCAAACTGGAGGTGGATGCGAGTGATTTAGGAGCTGGTGCCGTACTCATACAAGAGGATAAGGATGGAATCGATCACCCGGTCTGTTATTTCTCTAAGAAGTTTAATAGAAGTCAACGGAACTATTCAACGATAGAGAAGGAGGCTTTGGCTTTGCTGTTGGCAATCCAACACTTCGAGGTTTACGTTGGTTCTTCTGTATTTCCTGTGACTGTTTATACAGACCACAACCCTTTAACTTTTATTTCACGTATGCGTAACCAGAACCAAAGGTTGATGAGGTGGTCCCTTATTTTTCAGAACTACAATCTTGAGATCCGGTACAAGAAGGGTACAGATAATGTCGTGGCAGACGCTCTGTCTCGGGTCTAAGGAAGAGTACCTACTGGTATAGGTTGGTTCTATCAAacatgtgtatgtttgttttttaagggTGGGGGTGTTACGTCCCGTagcgttctctctctctctctctctctctctctctctccttcactGTCACTTGTTACAGGTCCCGTAATTGGATGACGTCGCGGCCAGTCATCGGAGTCTCGCGACATCCCGAGAACCAATGAGACGCTAGTGGGCGCGTATAAAGACCCGGATGCGACACGAGCGCGGGAGAAgcgtttgctttgttttgtttgctctCCTGCGTTTGCTGTCGTGTTTTTGCTCTTGTTTAGTTTGAtttgtttattgtgtgttttCTTCACTTGAAACTGTGTTCATCATGCCCTACTACTGATACTGTGATTATGGCGTGACTCGACTCTTGATTTGTCAGAGTTTGTTCAAGTCCTTCTCCGATACATAGTGATGGGACCAGGTTAGTATGTCACGTGACTTACACCTCGCAACACGTAGAGTAAAGTTGTTTAAACACACTAGTTTAGGAGCGGGTgccaatttatgtatttatgtttgtTAGTTAGTGTAGATAGCGGTGTTCTACACTGAAGATGTTATTTTCCTTGCTTTCTTTTGATTAGTTTAGAATTTGTTGGGGTTTAGTtaacttgttttgttttattgattttttttgttttagcacCGCTCTCGTCCCTCGCTTTGTTATcgtttattttacttttgtacataatttgtaaataggtatttgtttgttttggatgtaTGTTTGGTTCACTGCTTATTGTATCATTGGTGTTTTGTTACATTGAATTATTTTTCCCTTACTAAAAGCAACTACAAATTTAGTTCTTCTCTGCCTGTTTCTTTACTACACACATCACATCTCCTTAATAAATGAGTCCATTCTTTTAACAGCTTTTTAATAGTTAATCTTTTCTCATGTTACGTCTCCATATCCTCTAGACGCCAGGGGGACGtaacataatttaacaaatttgttctcataatctaacaacttttttctcaaaatttaacgactttttttctcataatttaacaaatttgttctcataatctaacaacttttttctcttaatttaatgactttattctcaacattttatctcatcttttttctcgtaatttaacgagtttatttctcataatttaatgagtttattcaacattttatttcgacttttttctcgaaatttaacgttttttttctCTTAGAATTTGACTtcaactcgcaattgtgagtttatttcttaccgatcccaaacctTTGAAAGGTTAAATATCAGGTAAAATTAATCAGATTcaactacatttttaaataatgtatttcattCAATAACAAAAAgcaagtatttattttttcgcAGAGCTTTGTGTAGTAACGCCAAAATGAGGCTATTAGGAACATCAACATTTTCAAAACATCTGTATTAGGAACACATCTATGATTCCTTACGCAGGTCAGTCACAGAGCGATTGCCCCAATACCAAAGCAAAAAACTGCTAATTACCACACTGAGAATCCAATGAATAAAAGATGAACATGAGCATCCTCACCTTTggcatttgtgtatttatttagttcCTGTTGTAGGGCTTCCATGGGGAAAGGACACAGTTCCTCGACTCGGATCAGCGCTGTGTTTTTTTCTGCCTCTGGTAACGTCTCTCTATGTTTCAGCAGGGCGAAGTAATGTTTACCTGAGCAAAACAAAACCCGCTTCACACTGCAGGAAAGGAGCAGAAgatgtgtttttaatgtatatGAACAGTCCAAAAGTTTAAGGGCAgaagaaaataatacttttaatcagcaaggatgcattaaattgatcaaaagtgtgacagtaaagacttttacattacttttatttcaaatatcaaatatttatcaaagaatcctgaaaaaaattgattagtttccacaaaaaaatattaagcagcataactgttttcaacattgataataataaggaatgtttcttgagcagcaaatcagcatattagaatgatttctgaaggatcatgtgacactgaagactggagtaatgatgctgaaaattcagctttgatcacaggaataaattacattttaaaacatattaccacaaaaacagttaatttaaattgtaaaaaatatttcactagttttaatcaaaaaaatgcagtcttggtgagacttctttcagaatTCTTCAACTTTGAACAGTGTTTAAAAAAGTGAAGATACCTTGCAGGGTTTACAGAAGCATCACCAATGACAGGCTTAAAAGAAGTTCCTGGTCCCATATCAGCCAAGCTCGACACTGCCCCCTAGTGCCAAACAGAGGTGAATATTCAttatcaaacaaaaacaacaacaaaacagtaaGCAGTtcatataaacaacattcatATCTCCAACGCACAGAAAAGCGCAGCAGAGTTTTAGGAGAAGCCACGATCAATGGTTTCCGGAAGTTTCTAATCATTTGTCTCCGCAACAGGTGGAAGTATTGAGCTGGTAGGGTAGGATTCACCACTGCCATGTTCACCGTGTCACCGTCCACACCTTCCTCTTTACTGTCACAGAGCTGCAGGAGGAAGAAAGTGCAGTTATGAAGATAAGAAGTGATGAGGGAAGATTTAGTCCGTACTACTCCTTTAAGTGAGCATGCACGCACTTTACCTGTAAGAAACGCTCGATTCGGCAGGATGAATGCTCCGGTCCGGCTCCATCATACCCGTGTGGCAGTAAGATGACCAATCCACTCTGCAGGAGCCATTTAGCCTCACCTTAAAAAGGTAGAAATGCCACAAACCAGGATTTAGACTAAGGATACAGATGCATGATATCTGAAGGGCTTTTAATATcaaatttaaggctttttaaaggggacctattatgccccttttcacaagatgtaatataagtctctggtgtccccagaatgtgtctgtgaagtttcagctcaaaatacctcacagatcatttattatagcttgtcaaatttgcccccatttgggtgtgagcaaaaacatgttgttcttccagaagagggcggagctttaacagctcatgcttcagttgctcaacaacaataatgctggagaatctcacacagccaaaataataattgtcagtaacggtgttcagccttacattgttcaaaccggagttggaaactgatggagagactcaggaagacgttacaacttttagaatgaaactggatgtttctgaatggttagtggataaatttatgtagttgctgtggagttgattcaactcatcgacctgcatgtgccgtcatgttaatcttttgtgcaaatccagcattgaattgaccctcgtttgtgaagcagttcaGTGTAAAATGACcacatggcaacaacactctatacaacaactcttcctcttctctaaagctaAAAACTTTATAAAAGGGCATATTATGGCAAttgaatttaaattattttacctCCAGAGAGGAAAGTGTCAAATATTATCTGAGCGCCATTGAAGAAATCTCCAAACTGAGCCTCCCAGATGGGCAGCAGTTTAGGCTGAGCAATGCTCATTCCATACTCAAAACCCAGAACAGCTTCTTCAGAAAGAGCACTGTTGCACACCTGCgagaacaaacacacacacacacaccaaacatAATTATCGGATTTAAAATGTGGTGGCTTAAAGAATTGAAAGGACAAACCACCCAACTCAGGAATGAAGAGCATTTGGTGTATTGAGTTACAGTACAAAGATAACATCATCAACCAAATGGCATAAACTAAAGTATtattacaaaaacacacaatataAAAGTGATAAATGAGGGTttgtaatttataaataaataacatatttgtcTACAGTCTCTCAGACTGGCTTACCTCCAAGTAGCCTTTCTGTTCAGAGCTGATGTGATTGAGGGGGATGTACATGTCGTTGGTCTCCTGACACACAACCATAGCGTGACGCTGACTGAACGTACCACGGCCAACGTCTTGACCACTGATACGGATATTGAATCCTGCATTAAACAGATATATAggaaatatttaaattgtattgaGCTGACTTCTATTAGAGTACAGTTAGATTCTCTGAAGAGAATACATTCTATGTTATATAGAGAATATAAATtctaaatgtattacttttcaCAATAAATATCATCCAGAATTCCGTAACAAGCCCCAATAAACAAGCTAAAGGCAACAATGAGGAGAAACCCACTAAAAAGATATTAAAAGCACAAACTgttcttgaattttttttacagtgcaaggAAGGAGAGATGAACACATTACCCTGGCAGAGCATTGTGCCAAACGCTAGGGCTTCCGCTGTGGACCAGTCCAATTTTGTGCCATCTTCCAGTTTCTGCAGTCGAGCCTGCGGCAAATCAAGACGTTCGCTCAGACATGTTCAAATCAAAGTTCATTAGTTCTTTACTCTAAAGAGCCATTCACACATACTGCAATTTTATCACTGAGGTCATAAAATGGCATTGTAGTAGACATTCCTACTGTTGTTACATAAAGTGAAACTTTTCTCAACTTtgtcatgttatttttttacaaaatatcataaaaaaagaaaaaacacaatatGAGGTCCAAGATCAAGTTTTACCTGCACATGTGTCTTTCTCAGGTGACTGTGCATTTGAATCTCCTCAGGTATATCCACTGATTTGGCGCCTACAAACTGCAGCAGAGGCAGTGCTACACCAGTGTCCCATAACGAGACTCTGTTCTGGGGCTCCACCAGGTCTCCCCAGCGCCCCTGGAGGTTGGTGGGCGGAGGGCTGTAGAGGGTCATGTTGTTCAGTCGGTCATTGAGCATAGCGTAGTAGGTTGTCTTGATCTGACCACGCTCTTCCTCTGTCATCAGACCTTCTGAGACTAGCTGGTCGGCATATGAATCTGGGATACTTTTTCTCGACCTAAAATGGCAGTgaaaagaaaaattcaattaGTAGAACTTCACATTTTAGCAATAAACCATTCAAAACTGTAACTGGCAGAGGTACCCACCGAATAATTTTATACATTGCGGGGTTTGTGAAAAAGGGCTCGTCCAGCTCATTGTGGCCCCACTGACGGTAACAAAGAAGGTCCACAATAACGTCTTTTCTGAAGCGTCGCTGGTACTCCACGGCCAGCCGGGTCGCCCTGAGGACCTCCTCGGCGTCATCGCCATTCACGTGGATTATTGCACATCCCACCATTTTACCTAAATGGCACCACAGTGTTGTTAGATAATGAAAGATAATGTTTAAATGAGGTCTGTGTGCAGAAAAGGGTAGTTTaccaaaacttaaaataaaaaaaatgttaaccgAAATTCCTTCATAAACCCCAAGTTAGGGAAAacttaatgtaatgtaatgtaatgtaacttAATGATGTAATGTACATAAGGTAATGTTGATAACAATgaatggaatatattttctCGTTGAAACTGTATATCAATATGGTACAATATTATActattcaaatcaatgtgataaacAAGTTAGGTCacaagtaatctaaaagtaatcaaaaagtagtcagattacattacctgtaatttgtaatcagtaatcGACTACAATTTGTAATCTACCCAACACTGATCATATCACAGGTTGGAAAATATAGAaacctatggaagcttgtttctgcctctgaatgaaaaataaaggtaattgcgactttttaatctcacaattattacttttttccccTCGCAATTGCAAGTGTACATCTTGCAGTCCTCTTTTTTTAtcagaactgcgtgatataaactctcaattgcgagctaagtcagaattgcaagtttgtatcttgcaattcttttttcctcagaattgtactttataactcgctattctgagtttatatctaacaattctgagaaaagtcatcattgtgagatataaactcgcaattgcaagaaagtcagaactgtgagaaaagacagaattgcgagatataaacttgcaattgcgagaaagtcagaattgtgagaaaagacaattgtgacatatatactcgcaattgtgagaaaaagtcagaattgtgaggaaaaagtcagaattgcgagatataaacttgcaattgcgagaaagtcagaattgtgagaaaagacaattgtgacatatatactcgcaattgtgagaaaaagtcagaattgtgaggaaaaagtcagaattgcgagatataaacttgcaattgcgagaaagtcagaattgtgagaaaagacaattgtgacatatatactcgcaattgtgagaaaaagtcagaattgtgaggaaaaagtcagaattgcgagatataaactcgcaattgcgataaagtcagaactgtgagaaaagacagaattgtgagatataaacttgcaattgcgagaaaaagtcagaattgcgagaaaaagtcagaactgtgagaaaagaaaattgcgagatataaacttgcaattgcgagaaaaagtcagaattgcgagaaaaagtcagaattgggagaaaaagtcagaactgtgagaaaacagaattgcgagatataaacttgcaattgcgagaaaaagtcagaattgggagaaaaaaacaggactgtgagaaaagagaattgcgagatataaacttgcaattgcaagaaaaagtcagaattgcgagaaaaagtcagaattgtgagaaaagacagaattgcgagatataaacttgcaattgcgagaaaaagtcagaattgtgagaaaaagtcagaattgggagaaaaagtcagaactgtgagaaaacagaattgcgagatataaacttgcaattgcgagaaaaagtcagaattgggagaaaaaaacaggactgtgagaaaagagaattgcgagatataaacttgcaattgcaagaaaaagtcagaattgcgagaaaaagtcagaattgtgagaaaagacagaattgcgagatataaacttgcaattgcgagaaaaagtcagaactgtgagaaaagagaattgcgagatataaacttgcaattgcaagaaaaagtcagaattgtgagaaaagagaattgcgagaaagtcagaattgtgagaaaaagtcagaactgtgagaaaagacagaattgcgagatataaacttgcaattgtgagaaaaagtcagaattgcgagaaaagacagaattgcgagatataaacttgcaattgcgagaaaaagtcagaattgcgagaaaaagtcagaactgtgagaaaagagaagtgcgagaaagtcagaattgtgagaaaaagtcagaattgtgagaaagtcagaactgtgagaaaagacagaattgcgagatataaacttgcaattgcgagaaaaagtcagaattgggagaaaaagtcagaattgggagaaaaagtcagaactgtgagaaaagacagaattgcgagatataaacttgcaattgtgagaaaaagtcagaattgcgagaaaaagtcagaattgtgagaaaagacagaattgcgagatataaacttgcaattgcaagaaaaagtcagaattgcgagaaaaagtcagaactgtgagaaaagagaattgcgagatataaacttgcaattgcaagaaaaagtcagaattgtgagaaaagagaattgtgagatataaacttgcaattgcgagaaaaagtcagaattgcgagaaaaagtcagaactgtgagaaaagagaattgcgagaaagtcagaattgtgagaaaaagtcagaactgtgagaaaagacagaattgcgagatataaacttgcaattgtgagaaaaagtcagaattgcgagaaaaagtcagaattgtgagaaaagacaattgcgagatataaacttgcaattgcagaaaaagtcagaattgcgagaaaaagtcagaactgtgagaaaagagaattgcgagatataaacttgcaattgcaagaaaaagtcagaattgcgagaaagtcagaattgtgagaaaaaacagaattgcgagatataaacttgcaattgcaagaaaaagtcagaattgcgagaaaaagtcagaactgtgagaaaagagaattgcgagataagTCAGAACTTGCAATTgcagaaaaagtcagaattgcgagaaaaagtcagaactgtgagaaaagacagaattgcgagatataaacttgcaattgcaagaaaaagtcagaattgtgagaaaagagaattgtgagatataaacttgcaattgcgagaaagtcagaattgtgagaaaaagtcagaactgtgagaaaagacagaattgcgagatataaacttgcaattgtgagaaaaagtcagaattgcgagaaaaagtcagaattgtgagaaaagacagaattgcgagatataaacttgcaattgcaagaaaaagtcagaattgcgagaaaaagtcagaactgtgagaaaagagaattgcgagatataaacttgcaattgcaagaaaaagtcagaattgcgagaaaaagtcagaactgtgagaaaagagaattgcgagatataaacttgcaattgtgagaaaaagtcagaattgcgagaaaaagtcagaattgtgagaaaagacaattgcgagatataaacttgcaattgcaagaaaaagtcagaattgcgagaaaaagtcagaactgtgagaaaagagaattgcgagatataaacttgcaattgcaagaaaaagtcagaattgcgagaaaaagtcagaattgtgagaaaagacagaattgcgagatataaacttgcaattgcaagaaaaagtcagaattgcgagaaagtcagaattgtgagaaaaacagaattgcgagatataaacttgcaattgcaagaaaaagtcagaattgcgagaaagtcagaacTGAGAAaagagaattgcgagatataaacttgcaattgcaagaaaaagtcagaattgcgagaaaaagtcagaactgtgagaaaagagaattgcgagatataaacttgcaattgcaagaaaaagtcagaattgtgagaaaagagaattgtgagatataaacttgcaattgcgagaaagtcagaattgtgagaaaaagtcagaactgtgagaaaagacagaattgcgagaaaaagtcagaattgtgagaaaagacaattgcgagatataaacttgcaattgcaagaaaaagtcagaattgcgagaaaaagtcagaactgtgagaaaagagaattgcgagatataaacttgcaattgcaagaaaaagtcagaattgcgagaaaaagtcagaactgtgagaaaagagaattgcgagatataaacttgcaattgcaagaaaaagtcagaattgcgagaaagtcagaattgtgagaaaaaacagaattgcgagatataaacttgcaattgcaagaaaaagtcagaattgcgagaaaaagtcagaattgtgagaaaagagaattgcgagatataaacttgcaattgcaagaaaaagtcagaattgcgagaaaaagtcagaactgtgagaaaagagaattgcgagatataaacttgcaattgcaagaaaaagtcagaattgtgagaaaagagaattgtgagatataaacttgcaattgcgagaaagtcagaattgtgagaaaaagtcagaactgtgagaaaagacagaattgcgagaaaaagtcagaattgtgagaaaagacaattgcgagatataaacttgcaattgcaagaaaaagtcagaattgcgagaaaaagtcagaactgtgagaaaagagaattgcgagatataaacttgcaattgcaagaaaaagtcagaattgcgagaaaaagtcagaactgtgagaaaagagaattgcgagatataaacttgcaattgcaagaaaaagtcagaattgcgagaaagtcagaattgtgagaaaaaacagaattgcgagatat contains:
- the dhtkd1 gene encoding probable 2-oxoglutarate dehydrogenase E1 component DHKTD1, mitochondrial, translating into MSAGIMLMNLPRLLHRSFGARRPFLASLYHTQRGVYGFRPRETPERDDGLPQISALNQDHGLARLVEAYRAHGHKVAKINPLLPQTPVLDSVPEISLLNGAVHGVLNTTGLRHFGKAEASAEEVVAYLERMYCGGISVETAQLQTLQEREWFADRFEELKKEAFSPEERRQLAKLMLESQEFDHFLATKFATVKRYGGEGAESMMGFFYELFRSAAYSGVTDVVMGMPHRGRLNLLTGLLQFPPELMFRKMRGLSEFPENSPSIGDVLSHLTSTVELDFGAGHPLHVTMLPNPSHLEAINPVTQGKTRGRQQVKQDGDYSTDSHSQPGDKVICLQVHGDASFSGQGIVTETFTLSNLPHYRVGGSIHLIVNNQVGYTTPSERGRSSLYCSDVGKMVGCAIIHVNGDDAEEVLRATRLAVEYQRRFRKDVIVDLLCYRQWGHNELDEPFFTNPAMYKIIRSRKSIPDSYADQLVSEGLMTEEERGQIKTTYYAMLNDRLNNMTLYSPPPTNLQGRWGDLVEPQNRVSLWDTGVALPLLQFVGAKSVDIPEEIQMHSHLRKTHVQARLQKLEDGTKLDWSTAEALAFGTMLCQGFNIRISGQDVGRGTFSQRHAMVVCQETNDMYIPLNHISSEQKGYLEVCNSALSEEAVLGFEYGMSIAQPKLLPIWEAQFGDFFNGAQIIFDTFLSGGEAKWLLQSGLVILLPHGYDGAGPEHSSCRIERFLQLCDSKEEGVDGDTVNMAVVNPTLPAQYFHLLRRQMIRNFRKPLIVASPKTLLRFSGAVSSLADMGPGTSFKPVIGDASVNPASVKRVLFCSGKHYFALLKHRETLPEAEKNTALIRVEELCPFPMEALQQELNKYTNAKEFVWSQEEPQNMGSWSFVSPRFEKQLACKLRLVSRPALPAPAVGIGTLHHQQHEAILTASFS